From Hartmannibacter diazotrophicus, a single genomic window includes:
- a CDS encoding ABC transporter ATP-binding protein — protein MSDPLLIVEDLSVHFTRGDAPATVAVDGVSFTLEKGRTLAIVGESGSGKSVTALSVVRLLADSANHPSGRIRFKGRDILTASSDEMRRVRGNEITMVFQEPMTSLNPVHTIERQIGEILMLHRGMGKVDARRRTLELLTEVGIRDAEERLSSYPHQLSGGQRQRVMIAMALANEPDLLIADEPTTALDVTVQAQILKLLKDIQARMGMAILFITHDLGIVEHFSDDVAVMTGGKIVEAGKTKAVFADPRHEYTRKLLAAAPKGEPPPLDTSAETVMETSDLKVWFPIRRGFMRKTVGYVKAVDGVSATLRAGQTLGIIGESGSGKTTLGLAMLRLISSEGRIVYMGKEISGFRAGDMRPLRRHLQIVFQDPYGALSPRLSIADIIAEGLEIHARHLSKSDREARVVQALLEVGLDPESRHRYPHEFSGGQRQRIAIARAMVLEPKVLMLDEPTSALDMSVQAQVVDLLRDLQKKHGLAYMFVSHDLRVVRALAGEVIVMRAGKVVEAGPARDIFDAPTTDYTRALMKAALRLEADTSGAVSQ, from the coding sequence TTGAGCGACCCGCTTCTCATCGTTGAGGATCTCTCCGTCCACTTCACGCGCGGCGACGCACCGGCGACGGTTGCGGTCGATGGCGTGTCCTTCACGCTGGAAAAGGGCCGCACGCTGGCGATTGTCGGGGAGTCGGGCTCGGGCAAGTCCGTGACGGCGCTCTCCGTCGTCCGTCTGCTGGCGGATTCGGCGAACCACCCCTCAGGCCGCATCCGCTTCAAGGGCAGGGACATCCTCACCGCCTCCAGCGACGAGATGCGACGCGTCCGCGGTAACGAGATCACCATGGTCTTCCAGGAGCCGATGACCTCGCTCAATCCGGTTCATACCATCGAGCGGCAGATCGGCGAGATCCTGATGCTCCACCGGGGCATGGGCAAGGTCGACGCGCGCCGGCGCACGCTGGAACTCCTGACCGAGGTCGGCATCCGCGATGCCGAGGAGCGGCTGTCGAGCTATCCGCATCAGCTCTCCGGCGGCCAGCGCCAGCGCGTGATGATCGCCATGGCGCTCGCCAACGAGCCCGACCTCTTGATCGCCGACGAGCCGACGACGGCGCTTGATGTGACGGTACAGGCCCAGATTCTGAAGCTCCTCAAGGATATCCAGGCCCGCATGGGCATGGCGATCCTGTTCATCACCCACGACCTCGGCATCGTGGAGCATTTCTCCGACGACGTCGCGGTGATGACCGGCGGCAAGATCGTCGAGGCCGGCAAGACGAAGGCCGTCTTCGCCGATCCCAGGCACGAGTATACGAGGAAGCTGCTGGCCGCCGCGCCGAAGGGCGAGCCGCCGCCGCTCGATACCTCGGCCGAGACGGTGATGGAGACGAGCGACCTCAAGGTCTGGTTCCCGATCCGGCGCGGCTTCATGCGCAAGACCGTCGGTTATGTGAAGGCGGTCGATGGCGTTTCCGCCACGCTCCGGGCCGGCCAGACGCTCGGCATCATCGGCGAATCCGGCTCGGGCAAGACGACGCTTGGGCTCGCGATGCTCCGGCTGATCTCATCTGAAGGCCGAATTGTCTATATGGGCAAGGAGATCTCAGGCTTCAGGGCCGGCGACATGCGCCCGTTGCGCCGTCACCTGCAGATCGTCTTTCAGGACCCCTACGGTGCCCTGAGCCCGCGGCTGTCGATCGCCGACATTATCGCGGAAGGCCTCGAAATCCACGCCCGGCATCTTTCGAAATCCGATCGCGAGGCGCGTGTTGTCCAGGCCTTGCTGGAAGTCGGGCTCGACCCGGAAAGCCGTCACCGCTACCCGCACGAATTTTCGGGCGGGCAGCGCCAGCGCATCGCCATTGCCCGCGCCATGGTGCTGGAACCGAAGGTGCTGATGCTGGACGAGCCGACCTCGGCCCTCGACATGAGCGTGCAGGCGCAGGTCGTCGATCTCCTGCGCGACCTGCAGAAGAAGCACGGCCTTGCCTACATGTTCGTCAGCCACGACCTGCGCGTCGTCAGGGCGTTGGCCGGCGAGGTGATCGTCATGCGCGCTGGCAAGGTGGTCGAGGCGGGCCCGGCGCGCGACATCTTCGACGCCCCGACGACGGACTACACCCGCGCGCTCATGAAGGCTGCCTTGCGGCTTGAGGCCGACACGAGCGGCGCTGTCTCTCAGTAG
- a CDS encoding GNAT family N-acetyltransferase encodes MLDASQVMRPATKADAADMARLINIAGEGMPYVFWRDMAESGVDPWEVGRTRAMRDEGSFSWTNATVTESGGRIAALLLSYPVPEAAEPVDTTGMPPVFVPLQELENLVPGSFYVNVLATYADFRGRGLGARLLAHADTLAGGQDMSIIVSDGNRGAMRLYERHGYHAIAERPLVSPEGWSCPGSRWVLMVKRSLAGRTGQRLA; translated from the coding sequence ATGCTTGACGCGTCGCAGGTCATGCGTCCGGCGACCAAGGCCGACGCAGCGGACATGGCCCGGCTCATCAATATCGCGGGCGAGGGCATGCCGTATGTCTTCTGGCGCGACATGGCGGAGTCGGGCGTTGATCCGTGGGAGGTTGGCCGCACGAGAGCGATGAGGGACGAAGGTTCCTTCTCGTGGACCAATGCCACGGTCACCGAATCCGGCGGGCGGATCGCAGCCCTGCTCCTCTCTTACCCCGTTCCGGAGGCCGCCGAACCGGTCGATACGACCGGGATGCCGCCCGTCTTCGTTCCGCTGCAGGAGCTTGAGAACCTCGTTCCCGGCTCCTTCTACGTGAACGTGCTCGCGACCTATGCGGATTTCCGCGGCCGCGGTCTTGGTGCGCGGCTTCTGGCGCATGCGGACACTCTGGCTGGCGGACAGGACATGAGCATCATCGTCTCCGACGGCAACAGGGGCGCCATGCGCCTCTACGAGCGGCACGGCTATCATGCCATTGCCGAGCGCCCGCTGGTCAGCCCCGAGGGCTGGAGCTGTCCCGGAAGCCGCTGGGTGCTGATGGTGAAGCGTTCGCTGGCCGGCCGAACCGGTCAGCGGCTGGCCTGA
- a CDS encoding homocysteine S-methyltransferase family protein, translated as MTFAPYRHHLPQLSGQQFLTDGGLETTLVFHDGFDLPHFAAFDLMRTAEGRAHLKDYYRRYARLAQDFGVGLIIETPTWRAQPGWGARIGYNPVALEAINRECIELGREIRAEFETPQTPYVISGNLGPRGDGYQVGTAMSAAEAEDYHAWQIGIFADAGADMVALLTATYVEEAIGVARAAKVAGLPCAISFTLETDGRLPSGQPLKEAILQADGETGEAPAYYMINCAHPTHFQDVLASDAPWLERIRGIRANASRMSHAELDNSETLDEGDPRELGGQYGDLLERLPGLSVFGGCCGTDHRHVEAIGFACIGEPRGRPAEARHA; from the coding sequence ATGACATTTGCACCCTATCGACATCATCTGCCGCAATTGAGCGGCCAACAATTTCTGACCGACGGCGGCCTTGAAACGACTCTCGTCTTTCACGACGGATTCGACCTGCCGCATTTTGCCGCCTTCGACCTGATGCGGACCGCCGAGGGACGGGCTCATCTCAAGGACTACTATCGCCGCTACGCGCGCCTCGCGCAGGATTTCGGCGTCGGGCTGATCATCGAAACGCCGACATGGCGGGCCCAGCCCGGCTGGGGAGCGAGGATCGGCTACAATCCCGTGGCGCTCGAAGCGATCAACCGGGAATGCATCGAGCTTGGCCGCGAGATCCGCGCGGAGTTCGAGACGCCGCAAACCCCCTATGTGATCAGCGGCAATCTCGGTCCGCGCGGCGACGGCTATCAGGTCGGCACGGCCATGTCGGCTGCCGAGGCGGAGGACTATCACGCTTGGCAGATCGGCATCTTCGCGGACGCGGGCGCCGACATGGTGGCGCTGCTGACGGCGACCTATGTGGAGGAGGCCATCGGTGTCGCGCGCGCGGCGAAGGTCGCGGGCCTGCCATGTGCCATCTCCTTCACGCTGGAAACGGATGGACGGCTGCCCTCCGGCCAGCCCCTGAAGGAGGCCATCCTCCAGGCCGACGGCGAGACCGGCGAAGCGCCGGCCTACTACATGATCAACTGCGCCCATCCGACGCATTTCCAGGACGTTCTGGCCAGCGATGCGCCGTGGCTGGAGCGCATCCGCGGCATCCGGGCCAATGCCTCGCGCATGAGCCATGCCGAACTCGACAACTCCGAAACGCTTGACGAAGGCGACCCGCGGGAGCTTGGCGGCCAATATGGCGATCTCCTCGAACGGCTGCCCGGTCTTTCGGTCTTCGGCGGATGCTGCGGCACGGATCACCGGCATGTCGAAGCGATCGGCTTTGCCTGCATCGGGGAGCCGCGCGGCCGGCCGGCGGAGGCGCGCCATGCTTGA
- a CDS encoding TetR/AcrR family transcriptional regulator has protein sequence MRKGETTREKLMDVAEASILEKGFGATSIDELIAETGLSKSGFFYHFADKNALALALLDRYVEREDALLDDLFARARELSDDPLHAFLIGLKLLAELMEDLPNGHPGCLVATYCYNERLFDRDVRDRYTAAVLAWRARFRAMLDEIAERYEPREPVDLDILADMVNNTVEGGIVMSKALRDTTVLTGQIMLMRSYVKLLFQA, from the coding sequence ATGCGCAAGGGAGAGACGACGCGCGAAAAGCTGATGGACGTCGCGGAGGCCTCGATCCTTGAAAAAGGCTTCGGGGCGACCTCGATCGACGAACTGATCGCCGAGACGGGGCTGTCGAAGAGCGGCTTCTTCTATCATTTCGCCGACAAGAACGCCCTCGCTCTGGCCCTGCTCGATCGCTACGTGGAGCGGGAGGACGCTCTTCTGGACGACCTTTTCGCTCGGGCAAGGGAACTGAGCGACGACCCGTTGCACGCCTTCCTCATCGGATTGAAGCTCCTGGCCGAACTCATGGAGGACCTGCCGAACGGCCACCCGGGCTGTCTGGTGGCGACCTATTGCTACAACGAGCGGCTCTTCGACAGGGATGTCCGCGATCGGTACACCGCCGCCGTGCTGGCCTGGCGCGCGCGGTTTCGCGCCATGCTGGACGAGATTGCCGAACGCTACGAGCCGCGCGAACCTGTCGACCTCGATATTCTCGCCGACATGGTCAACAACACGGTCGAAGGCGGCATCGTGATGTCCAAGGCTCTTCGCGACACCACCGTGCTCACGGGCCAGATCATGTTGATGCGGTCCTATGTGAAGCTGCTGTTTCAGGCCTGA
- a CDS encoding GSCFA domain-containing protein, whose product MRIGIVGNCQVHGYAQCFEAMSGEVQAFPAQLGLNSLKSIDSCDLILVQTEFFERLISRRDLFFNKLRHKVRQIPTLYFPGFHPDITYAETEGRFIQSPMSDYNSSIILYGWINGFSAKKIEALFNHSVFERLGFYDYYDQSIERLREDSGPCNINLDTLLPAWKKHGIFFHSINHPKIYVLSSIASEILRSNGVRIDCDQPEDFLYDNLAENASWPLYPEIGYRLGVKGSYAYKLPAPSDGIGKVVRFLNLPEFIEASLESYSSLDPAKVDIHRFRHKRENYIGIEDIRPTSDAPANPYLRLPASSFWRKGVERCRYDEVDPVVHPKFSIARQDQIATSGSCFAQHIAKRLVDENYNFLVTETAPITLDRAEANRRHFGLFSARYGNIYTARQLLQLIDRAYGRFKPVDRAWMRRDGRFIDPFRPQIEPDGYLTEDDVAKDRERHLACVRDMFEECDLFVFTLGLTEGWMSSADGSMLPVAPGTIATKANGSGYHFVNFSTDQISTDLHSVVRRLKALNPNIRILFTVSPVPLVATYEDSHVLTSTVYSKSSLRAAANDVCSNYDFVDYFPSYEIITGPHARGTYFEQDLRSVTPEGVAHVMRVFAAHYLGRNASKPLDMVVNESANSAELRQGATILCDEELLDQR is encoded by the coding sequence ATGCGCATTGGTATCGTCGGCAACTGTCAGGTGCATGGCTATGCCCAGTGCTTTGAAGCTATGTCAGGAGAAGTTCAGGCTTTTCCAGCCCAGCTCGGCCTGAACAGTCTCAAAAGTATCGATAGCTGTGACCTAATTCTAGTTCAAACGGAGTTCTTTGAGAGATTAATAAGTCGCAGAGACCTATTCTTCAATAAACTTCGCCATAAAGTGAGACAGATACCGACGCTTTACTTCCCCGGATTTCACCCGGACATCACATATGCGGAGACGGAAGGACGATTTATCCAGTCTCCCATGAGTGACTACAATTCAAGCATCATTTTATACGGATGGATTAATGGATTCTCAGCAAAGAAAATCGAAGCCCTCTTCAATCACTCCGTCTTTGAGCGTCTGGGGTTTTACGACTACTACGATCAATCCATAGAACGCCTGCGCGAAGACAGCGGTCCATGCAATATCAATCTCGATACCTTGCTACCCGCATGGAAAAAGCACGGCATATTCTTTCATTCGATCAACCATCCCAAGATTTATGTCCTGTCATCCATCGCATCCGAGATCCTGAGATCAAATGGCGTTCGGATCGACTGCGACCAGCCTGAAGACTTCCTCTACGACAACCTCGCGGAGAATGCGTCCTGGCCCCTTTACCCGGAGATTGGCTATCGCCTCGGCGTTAAAGGTAGCTATGCATACAAGTTGCCGGCACCTTCAGATGGAATCGGGAAGGTCGTCCGCTTCCTGAACTTGCCTGAATTCATTGAGGCTTCCTTGGAGTCTTATTCCAGCCTCGACCCAGCGAAGGTCGACATCCATCGATTCAGGCATAAGCGAGAGAATTACATCGGTATCGAAGACATTCGTCCAACTTCGGACGCTCCCGCAAACCCGTATTTAAGGTTGCCGGCCAGTTCATTCTGGCGCAAAGGCGTCGAACGCTGCCGATACGATGAAGTCGATCCAGTTGTCCATCCGAAGTTTTCGATTGCCCGGCAAGATCAGATTGCCACGTCCGGAAGTTGCTTTGCCCAGCACATCGCCAAGAGGCTCGTCGACGAAAATTACAACTTTCTGGTGACCGAGACCGCTCCAATCACCCTCGATCGAGCCGAAGCCAACCGCAGGCATTTTGGGCTGTTCAGCGCTCGGTACGGAAATATCTATACGGCAAGACAACTCCTGCAACTCATTGATCGCGCGTATGGGCGATTCAAGCCGGTTGATCGAGCATGGATGAGGCGTGATGGTCGTTTCATCGACCCTTTCCGACCACAGATTGAGCCCGATGGCTACTTGACCGAAGACGATGTCGCCAAAGACCGGGAAAGACACTTGGCCTGCGTGCGGGATATGTTTGAGGAATGCGATCTTTTCGTCTTCACACTTGGTCTCACCGAAGGCTGGATGTCCTCGGCGGATGGCTCAATGTTGCCTGTCGCGCCGGGAACCATCGCAACCAAGGCCAACGGCAGCGGTTATCATTTCGTCAACTTCAGCACCGATCAAATCAGCACCGATCTACATTCGGTCGTTAGAAGACTCAAAGCATTGAACCCGAACATACGGATTCTCTTCACCGTCTCTCCCGTACCCCTCGTAGCAACCTATGAAGATTCGCATGTGCTGACATCGACAGTATATAGCAAGTCTTCGCTTCGAGCGGCTGCAAATGACGTTTGCTCCAACTATGATTTCGTCGATTATTTCCCATCCTACGAAATCATAACCGGACCCCATGCAAGAGGCACATACTTCGAGCAAGATCTTCGTTCGGTGACGCCGGAGGGCGTTGCCCATGTCATGCGAGTGTTTGCCGCTCACTATCTCGGCCGGAACGCATCGAAGCCCCTGGATATGGTCGTGAACGAGAGCGCAAACTCCGCAGAATTGAGGCAAGGCGCGACGATCCTTTGTGACGAGGAGCTTCTGGACCAACGTTGA
- a CDS encoding NAD-dependent epimerase/dehydratase family protein, with product MTGSSGMAGQDRKCVLLTGGTGFVGRRLAPRLARLYPDHDLKVLTRSADEPALDGWEMIPADLADPASILDLVASCRPSTVVHLAAQASVGKALGGSAEATWTVNLLGSFNLARALASHSPACTLLFSSTGEVYGHSFTSGPARETSPAAPMNTYALTKLAAERVFFDLLPPSATIVIARAFNHSGAGQDDRFVLPSFANQVARAEAGLTPPVVKVGNLEAKRDFLHVDDVVDAYVQLLTAAPTLQPQTIVNVASGTTWPVRAMLDRLLALASIPISVEQDPARMRPSDIPEAAADISRIKSLIDWAPRRPIDQILAELLDWQRRQVGPSSI from the coding sequence ATGACAGGTTCGTCGGGAATGGCCGGGCAGGATCGGAAATGCGTTTTGCTGACCGGCGGCACGGGCTTCGTCGGCAGACGTCTCGCGCCCAGGCTCGCCAGACTCTATCCGGACCACGACCTCAAGGTGCTGACCCGATCCGCTGACGAGCCCGCTCTGGACGGCTGGGAGATGATCCCGGCCGACCTTGCGGACCCGGCATCCATTCTCGACCTTGTCGCATCCTGCAGGCCGTCGACCGTGGTGCATCTGGCGGCGCAGGCGTCGGTCGGCAAAGCGCTCGGGGGAAGCGCCGAGGCGACATGGACGGTCAACCTCCTCGGCAGTTTCAATCTCGCGCGCGCCCTCGCCTCGCATTCCCCCGCCTGCACCTTGCTCTTCAGTTCGACAGGCGAGGTCTATGGGCACAGCTTCACGAGCGGCCCGGCCCGCGAGACCAGCCCGGCCGCTCCAATGAACACCTACGCGCTCACCAAGCTCGCGGCCGAGCGCGTCTTTTTCGACCTCCTGCCCCCATCGGCGACGATTGTCATCGCCCGGGCGTTCAATCACTCGGGGGCCGGACAGGACGACCGCTTCGTCCTTCCCTCTTTCGCCAATCAGGTCGCACGTGCGGAAGCGGGCCTGACCCCTCCTGTGGTGAAGGTCGGAAATCTGGAGGCGAAGCGTGATTTTCTCCACGTGGACGACGTTGTCGACGCCTATGTCCAATTGCTGACGGCCGCTCCCACTTTGCAGCCGCAGACGATCGTCAACGTGGCTTCCGGCACGACCTGGCCGGTCCGGGCGATGCTTGACCGGCTGCTGGCCCTTGCGTCCATCCCGATCTCCGTCGAGCAGGATCCGGCGCGCATGCGCCCCTCCGACATTCCTGAAGCGGCGGCGGACATTTCCCGCATCAAATCTTTGATTGACTGGGCACCGCGACGGCCGATCGACCAGATACTGGCCGAACTGCTCGACTGGCAGCGCAGGCAGGTCGGCCCGTCGTCGATCTGA
- the gmd gene encoding GDP-mannose 4,6-dehydratase yields the protein MSKTALVTGITGQDGAYLSALLLEKGYKVVGVVRRSSHGGIHDHRMRWLGIEKDVELVDGNLLDLSGLIRIVTAAKPDEVYNLAAQSFVATSWNQPILTGNVTGLGVVNVLEAIRIASPGSRFYQASSSEMFGKIQHEKQSEKTPFYPRSPYAVAKLYGHWSTVNYRESFGMHASSGILFNHESPLRGLEFVTRKVTDGAARIKLGLAKELRLGNIDATRDWGHARDYVRAMWLMLQQDQPDDYVVATGRTTSVRDMCKIAFDHLGLTLDDHLVIDPAFYRPAEVDVLLGDATKAATKLGWTPEVSLEEMICEMVDADLDRLRK from the coding sequence ATGAGCAAGACCGCGTTGGTAACCGGAATAACAGGTCAGGATGGCGCCTATTTGTCGGCTCTGCTGCTTGAAAAGGGGTACAAGGTCGTCGGTGTCGTCCGCCGTTCCTCACATGGGGGCATCCACGACCACCGCATGCGCTGGCTGGGCATCGAAAAGGACGTCGAACTCGTCGACGGCAATCTGCTCGACCTTTCCGGGCTCATTCGAATCGTAACGGCCGCCAAGCCCGACGAGGTCTATAATCTCGCCGCGCAGTCCTTTGTCGCCACCTCGTGGAACCAGCCGATCCTGACGGGCAACGTGACCGGACTTGGCGTGGTGAACGTGCTTGAGGCCATTCGCATTGCGTCCCCCGGGAGCCGCTTCTACCAGGCGTCCTCCTCGGAAATGTTCGGCAAGATCCAACACGAAAAACAGAGCGAGAAGACGCCCTTCTACCCGAGGTCGCCTTACGCGGTCGCCAAACTCTACGGTCACTGGTCGACGGTGAACTATCGCGAGAGCTTCGGGATGCACGCCTCGTCGGGCATTCTGTTCAATCATGAAAGCCCGCTGCGCGGCCTGGAGTTCGTCACCCGCAAGGTCACCGACGGCGCGGCGCGCATCAAGCTGGGACTGGCGAAGGAACTGAGGCTCGGCAACATCGATGCGACGCGGGACTGGGGTCACGCGCGCGACTATGTCAGGGCCATGTGGCTGATGCTGCAGCAGGATCAGCCTGACGACTATGTCGTGGCGACAGGGCGCACCACCTCGGTGCGGGACATGTGCAAGATTGCCTTCGACCATCTCGGCCTCACCCTGGACGATCACCTCGTAATCGATCCCGCCTTCTATCGCCCGGCCGAAGTCGATGTGCTGCTCGGCGATGCGACAAAGGCAGCCACCAAACTGGGGTGGACGCCGGAAGTCAGTCTCGAAGAGATGATCTGCGAAATGGTCGATGCGGATCTCGATCGATTGCGCAAATGA
- a CDS encoding glycosyltransferase, translating to MKLQIDLGKYPNIERLLYSETETWSDDAAVLADRIGRQFDERSYLFTNPDIRVAVEAGHIESGYEHWLRHGQAEGRIGTGVSRYCNRLPWSPRVDLERPRVLFYGPVSATSGLGNAARGYAAALALLDIELEVVDSTAAIYPHLKMEIKPHTIDPDIVIVDHNADALNNFFGIVDKSILDNAYTIGIWVWELASFRNEWIEQFSAFDEIWSLSRFSLDAIATIAPPGVTLGVVPCVVEEDVIETTFGRSHFSIPEDAFVFLCVFDVSSVMERKNPYAAIDAFKAAFADDPSVVLVLKYHSQHAAPEKIEAMRAAATAPNILIIDSVLSAEENAALKLVVDCIVSPHRSEGFGFNVAEAMLVGKPVICTNYSSTLDFTSPDNAFLIDCKMVEVDLTEGPYPHGFLWADPDREHIASLMKAVRQGGPDVQRRIERAREDVLSTLSRRAVGEIMDGFISRICESRSAFRNLLNLERRKGYVWRHPRALGHYESLPDDRDWPLISVIVPVYNIQRGYLLECVNSVLGQSYPFWELCLCNDASTLPETIELLEELRGKDQRIKIRNLSANVGISRATNAAVEIATGKYVAFLDNDDTIHPDALRHYAEATILNPDADAFYCDEDKINSANEYVEHYFKPDWSPEHLESCMYVLHMIMVRKSVFVDLEGYREEYTGAQDYDLLLRLSLGNRKIVHIPEVLYHWRIIEGSAAAEVAAKPTALNNARRALEAYAKAKYGPEAFVTDGKLFGLFRVCKSRTNAPPVTLVMTTNNSVKDVEHRGRINLAVHLLQSILEKTDYPSYSVLMVTNGTFDEEGRRLLQESGGREVAYEGDQKNFNFADKANFAITSASTELVVLLNDDMEIRSSDWLWALVDLIQDEGVGAVGARLTYPTNHFQHVGMVLGVNETAAHIYHGHDESTVGYNGYPNIIRNYSAVTGACMATKLSLFKEVGGFDTAFATDFNDTDYCLKLRAKGYRVVYTPFAELYHFESQTAVRSSQSPKEKELFLSRWSEVIANDPYYNRNLRRNSITFEPLEDAWPV from the coding sequence TTGAAGTTGCAGATTGATCTCGGAAAGTATCCCAATATTGAAAGGCTTTTATATTCAGAGACAGAGACTTGGTCCGACGATGCAGCCGTTCTGGCCGACCGGATCGGCCGGCAATTCGACGAGCGCAGCTATCTTTTTACAAATCCGGATATCCGGGTTGCCGTAGAGGCGGGACACATCGAGTCCGGCTATGAACACTGGCTTCGCCATGGGCAGGCGGAAGGCCGCATAGGAACCGGTGTTTCCCGCTACTGCAATCGCCTGCCATGGTCCCCGCGCGTGGACCTCGAGCGTCCCCGGGTTCTGTTTTACGGCCCGGTTTCGGCCACCAGCGGTCTTGGCAACGCAGCCCGGGGCTACGCGGCGGCGCTGGCCTTGCTCGATATCGAACTGGAAGTCGTGGATTCCACGGCGGCGATCTATCCGCACCTGAAGATGGAGATCAAGCCGCATACGATCGATCCGGATATCGTTATCGTCGATCACAATGCGGATGCCTTGAACAATTTCTTCGGCATTGTGGACAAGTCCATTCTGGATAATGCCTACACAATAGGCATCTGGGTCTGGGAACTTGCATCATTTCGCAACGAATGGATCGAACAGTTTTCCGCATTCGATGAAATCTGGTCTCTGAGCCGGTTCTCCTTGGATGCAATCGCGACGATCGCTCCGCCGGGGGTTACCCTCGGTGTGGTTCCATGCGTCGTGGAAGAAGACGTCATCGAGACGACCTTCGGGCGCTCGCATTTTTCGATCCCCGAGGACGCATTCGTCTTCCTCTGTGTGTTCGATGTGTCGAGCGTCATGGAGCGAAAGAATCCGTATGCGGCGATCGATGCCTTCAAGGCGGCGTTCGCAGACGATCCATCGGTCGTTCTCGTTCTCAAGTATCATTCCCAGCATGCCGCGCCGGAAAAGATCGAGGCCATGCGGGCAGCGGCGACGGCTCCGAATATCCTGATCATCGACAGCGTTCTCAGTGCCGAGGAAAACGCCGCGCTGAAACTTGTCGTCGACTGCATCGTCTCTCCGCACCGGTCGGAGGGCTTCGGCTTCAACGTCGCCGAGGCGATGCTCGTCGGCAAGCCGGTCATCTGCACGAACTATTCGTCGACGCTCGACTTCACCTCGCCCGACAACGCGTTTCTCATCGACTGCAAGATGGTTGAGGTTGATCTGACCGAGGGACCCTATCCGCACGGCTTCCTCTGGGCGGATCCGGACCGGGAGCACATCGCGTCCCTGATGAAGGCCGTGCGGCAGGGAGGACCCGATGTGCAGCGCCGTATCGAGCGGGCGCGCGAGGATGTCCTCTCCACATTGTCGCGTCGCGCCGTCGGCGAGATCATGGACGGTTTCATCTCCAGGATTTGCGAAAGTCGAAGCGCTTTCAGGAATTTGCTGAACCTGGAGCGGCGCAAGGGCTACGTCTGGCGTCATCCGCGCGCCTTGGGCCATTACGAGAGCCTTCCCGATGACCGCGACTGGCCTCTGATCAGTGTCATTGTTCCCGTTTACAACATACAGCGGGGCTATCTTCTCGAGTGTGTGAACTCGGTTCTGGGGCAGTCCTATCCGTTCTGGGAACTGTGCCTCTGCAACGATGCCTCGACGTTGCCGGAGACGATCGAACTGCTGGAAGAGCTCAGGGGCAAGGATCAAAGGATCAAGATCCGCAATCTGAGCGCCAACGTCGGAATTTCACGCGCGACCAATGCCGCCGTGGAAATCGCCACCGGCAAATACGTGGCCTTCCTGGACAATGACGACACTATTCACCCGGATGCGCTGAGGCATTATGCGGAAGCGACGATCCTGAATCCGGATGCAGATGCGTTCTATTGCGACGAAGACAAGATCAATTCGGCGAACGAATACGTTGAGCATTATTTCAAGCCGGACTGGTCTCCCGAGCATCTCGAATCGTGCATGTACGTCTTGCACATGATCATGGTCAGGAAATCCGTCTTCGTGGACCTTGAGGGGTATCGGGAAGAGTATACGGGCGCTCAGGACTACGATCTGCTTCTGAGGCTGTCGCTCGGCAACAGGAAAATCGTTCATATCCCCGAGGTGCTTTACCATTGGCGGATCATCGAAGGCTCGGCTGCGGCGGAAGTCGCGGCGAAGCCGACGGCATTGAACAATGCCCGCCGCGCACTCGAAGCGTATGCCAAGGCCAAATACGGTCCCGAGGCTTTCGTGACCGACGGCAAGTTGTTCGGGCTGTTCCGCGTCTGCAAGAGCCGGACGAATGCGCCACCGGTGACCCTCGTCATGACGACGAACAACTCCGTCAAGGACGTCGAGCACCGCGGTCGCATCAACCTGGCGGTTCATCTGCTCCAGTCGATCCTGGAGAAGACCGACTATCCGTCCTACTCGGTCCTGATGGTCACCAACGGCACCTTCGACGAGGAGGGGCGCCGTCTCCTTCAGGAGAGCGGGGGGCGCGAAGTCGCCTATGAAGGCGATCAGAAGAATTTCAACTTCGCCGACAAGGCCAATTTCGCGATCACGAGCGCGTCGACGGAACTCGTCGTTCTCCTGAATGACGACATGGAAATCCGGTCAAGCGATTGGCTCTGGGCGCTGGTCGATCTGATCCAGGATGAAGGTGTCGGCGCCGTCGGCGCGCGCCTGACTTACCCGACAAACCATTTCCAGCATGTCGGCATGGTGCTGGGCGTCAATGAAACAGCCGCGCACATCTATCATGGCCATGACGAAAGCACGGTGGGCTACAACGGCTATCCGAATATCATACGGAACTATTCGGCGGTGACGGGCGCCTGCATGGCGACCAAGCTGTCGCTGTTCAAGGAGGTTGGCGGGTTCGACACCGCGTTTGCGACGGACTTCAACGATACCGACTATTGCCTGAAACTGAGGGCCAAGGGGTATCGGGTTGTCTATACGCCCTTTGCCGAGCTCTATCACTTCGAGAGCCAGACGGCCGTGCGCAGCAGCCAGAGCCCGAAGGAGAAGGAGCTGTTCTTGTCCCGGTGGTCGGAGGTGATCGCAAACGATCCCTACTACAATCGGAACCTGCGTCGGAACAGCATTACCTTCGAGCCGCTCGAGGACGCCTGGCCTGTCTGA